The sequence TATTTATCTACTCCTATCCTTGCTTGCCTATCAAATCCTGTTTCTTGGGTAGTACAATGTGGATAGCACAGGAAAGAGCAGGAAATCATTAAATGAAAGGAAGTGCATAAATAAATTCAATTATCATGCATAAAACATGCaaatgatttaaagactgcatATGAAACTCTACTTTATATTCATTAATCACAGGTTGCACTTTTGAGGGAGAAAGAGATGCTAATTGGGTCCAGATTAATGCACTCCCAAACCTTTCCATTTGTTTTTCGGTGAGGGTTAAATGAGATGTATTAAAATAAACACAGCTGCTCATCtccctatctctctctctcttttgttggAGAGAGAGAACTAAACAACATACAGCAGGTTTTCCGGTATGGTGAGATCTGCCTTTCCTAGGCTCCTCATAACTGCATATCTCATACCTATCACAGCTCTCTAACTCCAATGTTTTTCCGAAGAACATAACATTGTGCTgaaaatgagtacaaaaataaagtttaataaTTTTCTTTGGAGAGTAGGGAAGGAAGTATTTGTCTAAGCAGGCTCTGTCCTTATCCTCCCCTGACTAACTGTGATGAACTGTTTTAAATTGCGTGCAGTcactttaaaaaagattaattcgAAGTTGGCATGGTGATATGTGGCTCAGTTATGTGAGAAACATGGAATCATGAGAGGACTTGAGCTGTTTTGTTTTGCTCACCCGGCCAGCAGAAACTCAGCACATAACAGAAGTAATACTCTCAATTAAAGTTCACTCTCAGTTCCTTTGACAAATTCCCGCCCCCCGCAGCAGAGTCCatcttggaaaaaaattctgtgtgtgttttttggttttgttttgtttttccttttttccctttctagcATATGGTATTGCTTTTCTCAGTTGTATACCCTGGTTGGCTGACAGCCTGAAGTGAAGAGAGAGGCAAGAGGTAAAGGTAGAGATTTAATGGGGTAAAAGCAGTGCCTGCAATAACAACAGAAAGGAAAGATGTGTACCTGGGGCTGATTCTGTCTtgaaagaaaggaggagagaTTGGAAGTGGACTTGGCCTAGAATTGTATATCAGAGGAAGGACCCACTTTGATTGTGTAACAGAGGAAGGTAAAAATAAAGCCAACAAAAAAGGTCATCAAACTAATTTCACACTGAAACGGATTGATTTGGATCATAGGCCCAAAGGGGAAAGGTTAGTATATTATTAATTAAATATTTCTCTTCCCTGTGCTTAATATGTattgaaaataaagattttttgggggagaggggtgtgcaAAAAATCTCTTCACGTTCCTTTAAACTGCTttgtaaaaaaaaagtctatcTTTCCAAACTACAAAAATTACAGGGAGAAGACAacaaaaatacatatatacagaCTTGAACATATAGTCACATATATGctttcagacacacacacttttattaaCTGTCTCACACACTGATAACCtctttattaaaattaatttttgcaTGTTTGCACATGTCAACTAGGTgtaataaacaacaacaataagGCTGATATTCAATCTGTTAAATAATCTGGTAAATTCTCAGAGAGCTATTTAGTtaggaaatatgcttatgatattcCTTGCTCCTAAAAGAGAAAATGATTATACAGTAACTAAACCCTAAGTAAGAGCTAAAGATATTCACCTCATGAAGCCATTTCTCAACTAGCCCCTTGGCACTTGCTGGAATTATTCGCAGCACGAGCTCTACTTTTTCATTTTCTGCTGACTCCATGTGAGTAATTTCTTTCTCTTGATTAAAAGTGAGCTTGGCAATTCCTTCAAAGCATTTACTTAGGTGTGGTTGGTCTTGGAGTGGATCCTTTGTCTCAGAAAGGATTTCTAAGAGCTCATCGTGGCACAGAAAGAAAAAACCTGAAGGTGATAAAAAATGAACTTTATAGATATTTATATAAACACATTTTATATCAATGCCCATAGCCAACAGATGAAATGGACTGTTTACCTTGGAAAGAatagtcttttcttctccagataATCATTCAGGCCTTTCTGAATGTCATCCAAAAGCGATTCTGCCTCCTTCAACTTATCCAGCATCTGGGGCTGTGAGATAACCCTCATGCCATTGGCTTCCTTCACTGACTCCTTCATTATTAGCCTCCTGGTGGGTGAGATAGAATACAGTGAATGTAATAACCATACTTCACacaacaggctctctctctcttttaaattgAAAATCCCCTTATTACAAAACAAGGGGTGTTCTTTTTCTTCTACCTTTAAGTAGGACTGCCACATTCATTGCTTTTTACAAAAACGCAGCTGCTTTTTAAGCTACAGATAAATAGAATCTGCTAGGCGGTAATTCCACTCAGTCTGAATGCATTATTTTCTAAGACACTTTGCTGAGGGACTTTTTATTATAAAGTGGAATGAACAAGGAAAGTCCTTTTCTCATCTAATTATGACTGTGCTTTGTTCTGTACTATTAACCTACAATGCCAGATTGATCTGCTATTTTTTGCTTCAGCCAGTTCaataaatcaacatgtttttctGGCAAATTACAGAGCTAATTATTAAGACTTCATGGACTaatgataaaaatagaaataacataAGACAATAGAGAATGCTCTATCAACAACAAAGCCAGACAACACATCAGTCCTTTGCTGTGCACAGTGCAATCTCATGTTTTAGCATCACTGATTGTACTATTTGAACACAGTCTACaggattttcttttaataaaatattgatcCACTATGTATGTTCTTCTCTGGACTGAAGCAAAGAGGTAAAACTGAAATGCATTATTTTGCAAAAATGTATAACTGTCCACCAGTTTACCGCTGCCATCACAACATTTCAATATTGTAAATCAGGAATGAAAAAATACATTCTACTCTAGTACTGGCAATAAGTCAAAGCTGCTGCTACACAAACACCTccaaaaaatgaaatttacagATTTAGACATCACCGCAAGTTTCTTTTATGCAACAGATGCAGTCAACAACTGACAAAATATGATGAACGATGTGAAAATGAATGAGAAATCCTTTCTACTTATTAGTGtaagtttattttaaatacttatgAGGCTGAAAACTTTCAGAGTGGTAGGAAAAGCTAAAGGCCCCTCAGAACTGTACCCATGCAACATTCATGgttataaatataaaaacaagCTTGTTAACACACATGTGCATTAAAAGAAAACTCATATTGTGACAGTCTTAAAATCTTATATGCAACTCAAAATAATACCACCCCGATGTATTaccatttaaaatattatgaGAGGGGTAATAAATAACTGAGATGTTGCCTACGTTTTTCAAAGCGCATACTGCAAGATGATATATAAATACAGCCAACACTGGTGACCTTACTTTGAGATTCTAAAGCTTGCTACTGCCATAAGGCATTTCTCAGTGTTCTGATATTCTTGGCAAACAAGGTGTCCTTTAGGTTGCTGGTCTCAGTATCAGGAGGCAAATCTAATGCTGTAGTACCAAGAGAAGCCTAATTTGCTCAAAATAAAGACTAGTAAAGACTTTCCATGAAGAAATAAACCTAAGTGTATTACAGAAGTTTCAAAACTGTGAGATTAAACAAACACATcaatataaaaatcaatttaGCTGACTGCACTGAGCAAATATTATCTTaaatgtattgttttttaaaagctccaGTTTAGTACCAATTAGTTTAGGGTGGTAAAATAcatttactctgtgtgtgtgtgtgtgtgtgtg is a genomic window of Lepidochelys kempii isolate rLepKem1 chromosome 1, rLepKem1.hap2, whole genome shotgun sequence containing:
- the LOC140904998 gene encoding dynein axonemal heavy chain 12-like — translated: MQEIMETWLQVQKALVTMYCSHDICNQISVEGKHFEVVSRNWRLIMKESVKEANGMRVISQPQMLDKLKEAESLLDDIQKGLNDYLEKKRLFFPRFFLSVPR